A genomic stretch from Natronomonas gomsonensis includes:
- a CDS encoding transcriptional regulator, whose translation MSRSALVGNITAMLEDAGFTVSDRCAIRPKSFDIAARRGDDVLLLKLLANIDAFDGYTGAEMRRLGEYLDATPLVIGLRTRNEELKPGVIYFRHGVPVFSPDTAMDLFIEEVPPLIYAAPGGLYVNIDGELLSEVRSEEEMSLGKLANELGVSRRTVSKYEDGMSASVEVAAELEEIFDRPLANPVEVLEGAEEVRDEMDDPGEPEADPDDAHLITVLTRVGFDVHPTMRAPFKAVSEDEARERKMLTGHSDFNRTAEKRARIMSSVGEVTRTRSVYVVDRARQESVEGTALIEREEIERIDDPEELEDIIRERAGLEEPA comes from the coding sequence ATGTCACGGTCCGCACTGGTTGGTAACATCACCGCGATGCTCGAGGACGCAGGCTTCACGGTGAGCGACCGGTGTGCAATCCGTCCCAAAAGCTTCGATATCGCCGCACGGCGCGGCGACGACGTATTGCTGTTGAAACTGCTCGCCAACATCGACGCCTTCGACGGCTACACCGGCGCTGAGATGCGCCGCCTCGGCGAGTACCTCGACGCGACACCGCTGGTCATCGGGTTGCGAACCCGAAACGAGGAGCTCAAACCTGGCGTCATCTACTTCCGCCACGGCGTCCCGGTGTTCTCGCCGGACACCGCGATGGATTTGTTCATCGAGGAGGTGCCACCGCTCATCTACGCCGCACCCGGCGGCCTGTACGTCAACATCGACGGCGAGTTGCTCTCGGAGGTCCGCTCCGAGGAGGAGATGTCGCTCGGCAAACTCGCGAACGAACTCGGCGTCTCCCGCCGAACCGTCTCGAAGTACGAGGACGGCATGAGCGCGAGCGTCGAAGTCGCGGCGGAACTGGAGGAGATATTCGACCGCCCGCTTGCCAACCCCGTCGAGGTACTCGAAGGCGCCGAGGAGGTCCGCGACGAGATGGACGACCCCGGCGAACCCGAGGCCGACCCCGACGACGCACACCTCATCACCGTCCTTACCCGCGTCGGGTTCGATGTCCACCCGACGATGCGGGCGCCGTTCAAAGCCGTCAGCGAGGACGAGGCCCGCGAGCGAAAGATGCTCACCGGTCACTCGGATTTCAACCGCACCGCCGAGAAGCGCGCCCGAATCATGTCGTCGGTCGGGGAAGTCACCCGAACCCGGTCGGTGTACGTCGTCGACCGTGCCCGACAGGAGTCCGTCGAGGGAACCGCGCTCATCGAACGCGAGGAAATCGAGCGCATCGACGACCCCGAGGAACTGGAGGACATCATCCGCGAGCGCGCCGGACTCGAAGAACCGGCCTGA
- a CDS encoding pyridoxal-phosphate dependent enzyme — protein sequence MNLRCPACGENYADRWRCRCGAPLEFTDQPLPPTGTPEDAAIDPRDGLWAFKHFLPVGADPTDRVTLGEGYTPMVDAPEWDATFKLEYVFPTGSFKDRGATATLTRAKEVGADRIVEDSSGNAGAAIATYAARAGIDAEIYVPAGVKESKVKAIRRAGADVVRVEGSREDVTDACIDAVTDGEAWYASHAWNPAFFAGTATMAYEIAHHRDWSVPDAVVMPLGHGTMFLGAYRGFRALREAGWTDRVPKLLGAQAAGYAPIAAELHGESAVVGDNTVADGIQIRQPVQKASILNAIEATDGDAIALSKEAVASELKRLHSAGFYTEPTCAVAPAAVEVYRNRGVIESDDDVVVPLSGSGLKG from the coding sequence ATGAACCTTCGCTGTCCAGCGTGTGGCGAGAACTACGCCGACCGCTGGCGCTGTCGGTGTGGGGCGCCGCTGGAGTTCACCGACCAGCCGCTGCCGCCGACCGGAACGCCCGAAGACGCCGCCATCGACCCACGGGATGGGCTGTGGGCCTTCAAGCACTTCCTGCCGGTGGGCGCCGACCCGACCGACCGCGTGACGTTGGGTGAGGGGTACACCCCGATGGTCGACGCCCCGGAGTGGGACGCGACGTTCAAACTGGAGTACGTCTTCCCCACCGGATCGTTCAAGGACCGCGGGGCGACGGCGACGCTCACGCGCGCAAAGGAGGTCGGCGCCGACCGCATCGTCGAGGACTCCTCGGGCAACGCCGGTGCGGCCATCGCCACCTACGCCGCCCGCGCCGGCATCGACGCCGAAATCTACGTGCCCGCGGGCGTCAAGGAGTCGAAGGTGAAAGCGATTCGCCGCGCCGGCGCCGACGTGGTTCGCGTCGAGGGGAGCCGCGAGGACGTGACCGACGCCTGCATCGACGCCGTCACCGACGGCGAGGCGTGGTACGCCAGCCACGCGTGGAACCCGGCCTTCTTCGCCGGCACGGCGACGATGGCCTACGAAATCGCCCACCATCGCGATTGGTCGGTTCCCGACGCCGTCGTGATGCCGCTCGGTCACGGCACGATGTTCCTCGGCGCCTACCGCGGCTTCCGGGCGCTCAGAGAGGCCGGGTGGACCGACCGGGTGCCGAAACTCCTCGGCGCACAAGCCGCCGGATACGCTCCCATCGCCGCCGAACTCCACGGAGAAAGCGCTGTGGTCGGGGACAACACCGTCGCCGACGGCATCCAGATTCGACAGCCCGTACAGAAAGCGTCCATCCTCAACGCAATCGAGGCGACCGACGGCGACGCGATTGCGCTGTCGAAGGAGGCCGTCGCCTCGGAACTGAAGCGCCTCCACTCGGCCGGATTCTACACAGAACCGACGTGTGCGGTCGCACCTGCCGCAGTGGAGGTGTACCGAAATCGGGGCGTCATCGAGTCGGACGACGACGTGGTCGTTCCACTCTCGGGCAGCGGCCTGAAGGGGTAG
- a CDS encoding DUF7536 family protein: MSADSADRPDRPGVAALVAELEVRRHVRTAAVAGIGFAALVFLLFAYLPGTDESLLYWASLSFVLAFAVVCLVAVVLVGRAAYRRTLSVNGIEPGGRSPTTVAALLGLLGWVVVPVVATLAVNVPSDAFRLTVALLTGGFVVLFVGGLGIKLVAALSLDHAWRPLDAAIGAAAYTAVVALPAVGCPAGGACLGTPDRLVAATVALDSSLVAPAYAGVVVVGGLLVGVALGIRGAAPSHGFFAGVAAAMSTLVVVAAATGQPSAVRSTALYLPVILGAVGAVGGAVATVGRRKMAEESGGFPDE; this comes from the coding sequence GTGTCCGCCGACTCCGCCGACCGACCCGACCGTCCCGGCGTCGCCGCCCTCGTCGCCGAACTGGAGGTCCGTCGTCACGTCCGCACCGCCGCCGTCGCCGGCATCGGCTTTGCAGCCCTCGTGTTTTTGCTGTTCGCCTACCTCCCCGGCACCGACGAGTCGCTGCTGTACTGGGCGTCGCTTTCGTTCGTGCTCGCCTTCGCGGTCGTCTGTCTCGTCGCCGTCGTCCTCGTCGGCCGGGCGGCCTACCGGCGGACGCTCTCGGTCAACGGCATCGAACCGGGCGGCCGCTCGCCGACGACGGTTGCGGCCCTCCTCGGGTTGCTCGGGTGGGTCGTCGTCCCCGTCGTCGCGACGCTGGCCGTCAACGTTCCGAGCGACGCCTTCCGACTCACCGTCGCGTTGCTGACCGGCGGGTTCGTCGTCCTGTTCGTCGGCGGTCTCGGAATAAAACTCGTCGCGGCGCTGTCGCTGGACCACGCGTGGCGGCCGCTCGATGCGGCCATCGGTGCGGCCGCCTACACCGCCGTCGTCGCCCTCCCGGCGGTCGGCTGTCCCGCCGGCGGGGCGTGTCTCGGCACGCCCGACCGACTCGTCGCGGCGACCGTCGCTCTCGATTCGAGTCTCGTCGCGCCGGCGTACGCGGGCGTGGTCGTGGTCGGTGGGCTACTGGTCGGCGTCGCCCTCGGGATTCGAGGCGCCGCGCCGTCACACGGCTTCTTCGCCGGCGTCGCCGCAGCGATGAGTACGCTCGTCGTCGTCGCTGCGGCGACCGGCCAGCCATCGGCGGTGCGTTCGACTGCGCTGTACCTGCCCGTCATACTCGGAGCGGTCGGCGCAGTCGGCGGTGCCGTCGCCACCGTCGGGCGTAGAAAGATGGCCGAAGAAAGCGGCGGGTTTCCGGACGAATAA
- the citZ gene encoding citrate synthase, protein MTEELKKGLEGVLVAESSLSYIDGDEGKLVYRGYTIDDLAENASFEEVVYMLWHGELPNRDELSEFKAAMAEERHIDDGVQRLVRDLAEADEEPMAALRTIVSELSAYDPDADADPTDEAANLRKGRRITAKIPTALAAFARIRDGDDPVDPREDLDHAANFLYMLNGEEPDDVLADTFDMALVLHADHGLNASTFSATVTASTLADLHSAITSAVGTLSGSLHGGANQDVMEMLKEVDASGKDPLQWVQDAIEEGRRVPGFGHRVYNVKDPRAKILSKKSKALGEAGDMKWYDYSVAVEDFLTDEKGLAPNVDFYSASTYYQMGIPVDIYTPIFAMSRVGGWIAHVLEQYEDNRLIRPRARYVGPDDRSVPSLEER, encoded by the coding sequence ATGACCGAGGAGCTCAAGAAAGGGCTGGAGGGTGTCCTGGTCGCCGAATCGTCGTTGAGTTACATCGACGGCGACGAGGGCAAACTCGTCTATCGTGGCTACACAATCGACGACCTCGCCGAGAATGCGAGCTTCGAGGAGGTCGTCTACATGCTGTGGCACGGCGAACTGCCGAACCGCGATGAACTCTCGGAGTTCAAGGCGGCGATGGCCGAGGAGCGCCACATCGACGACGGCGTCCAGCGGCTCGTTCGCGACCTCGCCGAAGCCGACGAGGAACCGATGGCCGCACTCCGCACTATCGTCTCGGAGCTGTCGGCGTACGACCCCGACGCCGACGCCGACCCGACCGACGAGGCCGCGAACCTCCGGAAGGGCCGCCGCATCACCGCCAAGATTCCGACCGCGCTGGCGGCGTTCGCCCGCATCCGTGACGGCGACGACCCCGTCGACCCACGGGAAGACCTAGACCACGCGGCGAACTTCCTCTACATGCTCAACGGGGAGGAACCCGACGACGTGCTCGCCGACACCTTCGATATGGCGCTGGTGCTGCACGCCGACCACGGCCTGAACGCCTCGACGTTCTCGGCGACGGTGACGGCGTCGACGCTCGCCGACCTCCACTCGGCAATTACCTCCGCGGTCGGCACCCTCTCGGGGAGCCTCCACGGTGGCGCCAATCAGGACGTCATGGAGATGCTCAAGGAGGTCGACGCCTCCGGCAAGGACCCCCTCCAGTGGGTCCAAGACGCAATCGAGGAGGGTCGACGCGTTCCCGGGTTCGGCCACCGCGTCTACAACGTCAAGGACCCCCGTGCGAAGATTCTCTCGAAGAAGTCCAAGGCGCTCGGCGAGGCCGGCGACATGAAGTGGTACGACTACTCCGTCGCCGTCGAGGACTTCCTCACCGACGAGAAGGGGCTGGCCCCGAACGTCGACTTCTACTCCGCCTCGACGTACTACCAGATGGGTATCCCGGTCGACATCTACACGCCAATCTTCGCGATGAGCCGCGTCGGCGGCTGGATTGCCCACGTCCTCGAACAGTACGAGGACAACCGCCTCATCCGACCGCGCGCCCGCTACGTCGGCCCCGACGACCGCTCGGTGCCGTCGCTCGAGGAGCGATAG
- a CDS encoding ammonium transporter: protein MLDGFAMQLDPAGVAGALNYTWILVVTFLIFFMHAGFAMLEAGQVRSKNVANQLTKNMLTWSVGVVVFFLVGAGVSSLVGGGGFSWVAGNDPASWADGWLYGAVFAMTAATIVSGAVAGRAKLRAYVGYTILLAAVIYPVVTGITWSGAYVSQYLGTGFQDFAGGMIVHGMGGIAGLTAAWVLGPRMDRYNEDGSVNVIPGHSMTFAVLGTLLLCFGWYGFNVGTASIFVENAAGEMVFNGDVLGRVALTTTLAMAMGAVGAGSVSVLKTGKVDTLYVANGLLAGLVGITAIPNVAAWWGALVVGLLAGAQLPIVFEFVERTLKIDDVCAVFPVHGSAGVLGTLLFPFVAAPGVVDSIAQAFLAQLVGVVAITVWTVAATAIVFGAFKALGQARVTPDHEREGLDVAEHGVDTYPEFGGRDSLATDGGMVEKDGIVRPDGGVANDGGIRMVMGFIRPDKLSDVKQGLAEIGAPSLTVTNVSGRGSQPAKKGQWRGEEYSVDLHQKVKIECVVADIPAEDVAEAIRDSAKTGEPGDGKVFILPVENAYQIRTGEVGTSAV from the coding sequence ATGCTAGACGGATTCGCGATGCAGCTTGACCCGGCTGGCGTCGCTGGTGCGCTCAACTACACCTGGATACTGGTGGTGACGTTCCTCATCTTCTTCATGCACGCGGGCTTCGCGATGCTGGAGGCCGGACAGGTACGTTCGAAGAACGTCGCCAACCAGCTGACGAAGAACATGCTCACCTGGAGTGTCGGCGTCGTCGTGTTCTTCCTCGTCGGTGCGGGCGTGAGTAGTCTCGTCGGTGGCGGCGGGTTCAGCTGGGTCGCCGGCAACGACCCCGCCTCGTGGGCCGACGGCTGGCTCTACGGTGCGGTGTTCGCGATGACCGCGGCGACCATCGTCTCCGGGGCCGTCGCTGGCCGCGCGAAACTCCGTGCGTACGTCGGCTACACGATTCTGCTGGCGGCGGTCATCTACCCCGTCGTCACCGGTATCACCTGGAGCGGTGCCTACGTTAGCCAGTACCTCGGTACCGGCTTCCAGGACTTCGCCGGTGGGATGATTGTCCACGGCATGGGCGGCATCGCCGGGCTCACGGCTGCCTGGGTGCTCGGCCCGCGCATGGACCGCTACAACGAGGACGGTAGCGTCAACGTCATCCCGGGTCACTCGATGACCTTCGCGGTGCTCGGGACGCTGCTCCTGTGTTTCGGCTGGTACGGCTTCAACGTCGGCACGGCGTCCATCTTCGTCGAAAACGCCGCCGGTGAGATGGTGTTCAACGGCGACGTGCTCGGTCGCGTCGCGCTGACGACGACGCTCGCGATGGCGATGGGTGCGGTCGGTGCGGGTTCGGTCTCGGTGCTGAAGACCGGGAAAGTCGACACGCTGTACGTCGCAAACGGCCTGCTGGCCGGTCTCGTCGGCATCACCGCGATTCCGAACGTCGCCGCGTGGTGGGGCGCGCTGGTCGTCGGTCTGCTGGCCGGTGCCCAGCTCCCCATCGTCTTCGAGTTCGTCGAACGCACGCTCAAAATCGACGACGTGTGTGCGGTCTTCCCCGTCCACGGCTCCGCGGGCGTCCTCGGGACGCTGTTGTTCCCGTTCGTCGCCGCCCCGGGCGTCGTCGACAGCATCGCACAGGCGTTCCTCGCACAGCTCGTCGGCGTCGTCGCCATCACGGTGTGGACGGTCGCCGCGACCGCCATCGTCTTCGGCGCGTTCAAGGCACTCGGACAGGCCCGGGTCACTCCCGACCACGAGCGCGAAGGGCTCGACGTCGCCGAACACGGCGTCGACACCTACCCCGAGTTCGGTGGTCGTGACTCGCTGGCCACCGACGGCGGAATGGTCGAGAAGGACGGCATCGTTCGCCCCGACGGCGGCGTCGCCAACGACGGCGGCATCAGGATGGTCATGGGCTTCATCCGCCCCGACAAGCTCTCGGATGTCAAGCAGGGTCTCGCCGAAATCGGCGCGCCCTCGCTGACGGTCACGAACGTCTCCGGCCGCGGCTCCCAGCCCGCAAAGAAGGGCCAGTGGCGCGGTGAGGAGTACAGCGTCGACCTCCACCAGAAGGTGAAAATCGAGTGCGTCGTCGCGGATATCCCTGCCGAGGATGTCGCCGAGGCAATCCGTGACTCCGCGAAGACGGGCGAACCGGGCGACGGCAAGGTGTTCATCCTGCCTGTCGAGAACGCCTACCAGATTCGTACCGGTGAGGTCGGAACGAGCGCGGTCTGA
- the hemB gene encoding porphobilinogen synthase has translation MNLTDRPRRLRTDGIRPLVGETDVRPTDLIAPVFVDATTDERVEIESMPGHERVPVSESVARVREIQETGVDAVMVFGIPESKDSEGSRAWADDGVVQRAVERITDRTDCYVITDVCLCEYTDHGHCGILEDGAAEEPCLTVENDETLELLQRIAVSHADVGADMVAPSGMIDGMVGAIREALDVAGHENLPVMSYAAKYESAFYGPFRDAADGAPAFGDRRHYQMDPANAREAMREVRLDVEQGADVLMVKPALPYLDIVADIRREFDHPVAAYNVSGEYAMLHAASEKGWLSLEEVAYESLLSIKRAGADLILTYFAEDIAERL, from the coding sequence ATGAACCTCACGGACCGGCCGAGACGGCTCCGAACCGACGGCATCCGCCCGCTCGTCGGCGAGACGGACGTACGGCCGACGGACCTCATCGCCCCGGTGTTCGTCGACGCGACGACCGACGAGCGCGTCGAAATCGAGTCGATGCCCGGCCACGAACGGGTGCCCGTCTCCGAGAGCGTCGCTCGCGTCCGGGAGATACAGGAGACGGGCGTCGATGCGGTGATGGTGTTCGGCATCCCAGAATCGAAGGACAGCGAGGGCTCGCGAGCGTGGGCCGACGACGGCGTCGTCCAGCGAGCAGTCGAACGAATCACAGACCGGACGGACTGCTACGTCATCACCGACGTGTGTCTGTGTGAGTACACCGACCACGGCCACTGCGGCATCCTCGAAGACGGGGCGGCCGAGGAGCCGTGTTTGACGGTCGAAAACGACGAGACCCTGGAGTTACTCCAACGCATCGCCGTCTCGCATGCGGACGTGGGCGCGGATATGGTCGCGCCATCGGGGATGATAGACGGGATGGTCGGTGCCATTCGTGAGGCCCTCGACGTGGCGGGCCACGAGAACCTGCCGGTGATGAGCTACGCCGCGAAGTACGAGTCGGCGTTCTACGGGCCGTTCCGGGACGCCGCCGACGGCGCCCCTGCCTTCGGCGACCGAAGACACTACCAGATGGACCCGGCGAACGCCCGCGAGGCGATGCGGGAGGTCCGACTCGACGTCGAACAGGGCGCCGACGTGTTGATGGTCAAGCCGGCGCTGCCGTATCTCGACATCGTCGCCGACATCCGCCGGGAGTTCGACCACCCGGTGGCGGCGTACAACGTCTCCGGGGAGTACGCGATGTTGCACGCCGCAAGCGAGAAGGGGTGGCTCTCTCTGGAGGAAGTCGCCTACGAATCACTGCTGTCGATAAAGCGGGCCGGAGCGGACCTCATCCTGACGTACTTCGCCGAGGATATCGCCGAGCGCCTCTGA
- a CDS encoding DedA family protein codes for MSLGRPTAVDRVRSFLERYAVHLAGGLTLVCAAAGVYLLVFADPEVAARLLENYGLAALFFILVLEGAMLLYFAPSEALVPAGIALLTAGADDYLGIATVIGVAVVGATIGQFVLFTVAKRAGREYLLEQSWFRISESSLARFDGWFDRWGPLAVPISNALLFTRGMLTVPAGVADMGDRRFIALSALGTLLFQSWLAGLFLFLGVRLGVL; via the coding sequence ATGTCGCTCGGCAGACCAACCGCTGTCGACCGCGTTCGAAGCTTTCTCGAACGCTACGCAGTCCACCTCGCCGGCGGATTGACACTCGTCTGTGCGGCCGCCGGGGTGTATCTCCTCGTCTTCGCGGACCCGGAAGTCGCCGCCCGACTGCTCGAAAACTACGGCCTGGCGGCGCTGTTTTTCATTCTCGTGTTGGAGGGTGCGATGCTTCTGTACTTCGCGCCGAGCGAGGCACTTGTCCCCGCCGGTATCGCGCTTCTGACGGCCGGTGCCGACGACTACCTCGGCATCGCGACGGTCATCGGCGTCGCCGTCGTCGGCGCGACCATCGGTCAGTTCGTCCTGTTCACCGTCGCCAAACGCGCCGGCCGGGAGTACCTGCTCGAACAGTCGTGGTTCCGTATCAGCGAGTCGTCGCTGGCCCGCTTCGACGGCTGGTTCGACCGCTGGGGGCCGCTGGCGGTCCCGATTTCCAACGCGCTGTTGTTCACGCGGGGGATGTTGACGGTGCCGGCCGGCGTCGCGGATATGGGTGACCGGCGGTTCATCGCGCTGTCGGCACTCGGGACGCTGTTGTTCCAGTCGTGGCTTGCCGGGCTGTTCCTGTTTCTCGGGGTTCGACTCGGCGTGCTGTGA
- a CDS encoding Lrp/AsnC family transcriptional regulator: MTESLDRQIVAALFRDGRADVPSVAEATDAVATTVQKRLRALEDDGVIAGYTARVDYDRLGYETAIVRLAVDLDAIDDVTARLRERPEFVTVYQMSGPYTVFAVGKFEDDAALAAQLHDLHDDPDVRTVDTCSVRSVVREGDPPALED; this comes from the coding sequence GTGACCGAGTCGCTCGACAGGCAGATTGTCGCCGCCCTCTTTCGGGACGGCCGCGCCGACGTGCCGTCGGTCGCGGAAGCCACCGACGCGGTCGCGACGACGGTGCAGAAACGCCTTCGGGCGCTCGAAGACGACGGCGTCATCGCGGGCTACACCGCCCGCGTCGACTACGACCGCCTCGGCTACGAGACGGCCATCGTCCGACTGGCGGTCGACCTCGATGCGATAGACGACGTGACGGCACGGCTCCGGGAACGCCCCGAGTTCGTCACCGTCTATCAGATGAGCGGTCCCTACACAGTCTTCGCCGTCGGGAAGTTCGAAGACGACGCGGCGCTGGCCGCCCAACTGCACGACCTGCACGACGACCCCGACGTTCGGACCGTCGACACCTGCTCGGTCCGGTCGGTCGTCCGCGAGGGTGACCCGCCCGCCTTGGAGGACTGA
- a CDS encoding succinylglutamate desuccinylase/aspartoacylase family protein, which translates to MTTLGTANAAPGEMDTGRLSVGEARDGSEVGLPVAVVNGARDGKTLYVQAVSDGDELNGLGVLQRLVPQLDPADIAGEIRIVGIVNHYGFQVAEHRNPIDDTKLNRTYPGDATGTSSERIAAATFEAASDADLILDLHQGSTSRMLNETRVRCGSRHRLHRDCLELAKVFDCGYILDQKGPDGQLARAAPDEGIPTIDPELGGAVGWDDESIRKGVKGVFNVLHHYGFLDGSVESRPQTRATGFEQYGSPAGGLTKFAVDLGDEVSRGDTLFEVTDPFGAVKAEVTADSEGIFWRRRRLPQVATGEYVCSVGTDIDQF; encoded by the coding sequence ATGACTACCCTCGGTACGGCGAACGCCGCTCCCGGAGAGATGGATACGGGGCGGCTGTCGGTCGGCGAGGCGCGTGACGGCTCCGAGGTGGGCCTCCCGGTCGCGGTCGTAAACGGCGCTCGCGACGGGAAGACGCTCTACGTGCAGGCCGTCTCCGACGGCGACGAACTCAACGGGCTTGGCGTCCTGCAGCGACTCGTTCCACAACTCGACCCGGCCGACATCGCCGGCGAGATACGTATCGTCGGCATCGTCAACCACTACGGATTTCAAGTCGCCGAACACCGCAATCCCATCGACGACACGAAACTCAACCGCACCTACCCCGGCGACGCCACCGGCACCTCCTCGGAGCGAATCGCCGCAGCGACCTTCGAGGCCGCGAGCGACGCCGACCTCATCCTCGACCTCCATCAGGGGTCGACCTCCCGGATGCTCAACGAGACGCGCGTCCGCTGTGGCTCCCGTCACCGCCTGCACCGGGACTGTCTCGAACTCGCGAAGGTGTTCGACTGTGGCTACATCTTAGACCAGAAGGGTCCCGACGGACAGCTGGCGCGTGCGGCCCCCGACGAAGGGATTCCCACGATAGACCCCGAACTCGGCGGCGCGGTCGGCTGGGACGACGAATCCATCCGGAAGGGCGTCAAGGGCGTCTTCAACGTCCTGCATCACTACGGCTTCCTCGATGGAAGTGTCGAATCACGGCCGCAGACGCGGGCCACCGGCTTCGAACAGTACGGCTCCCCCGCCGGCGGCCTCACGAAGTTCGCCGTCGACCTCGGCGACGAGGTCTCCCGCGGCGACACGCTGTTCGAGGTTACCGACCCCTTCGGAGCCGTCAAAGCCGAGGTGACCGCCGATTCGGAGGGTATCTTCTGGCGGCGACGGCGACTCCCGCAGGTCGCCACCGGCGAGTACGTCTGCTCGGTCGGTACCGACATCGACCAGTTCTGA
- a CDS encoding tRNA(Ile)(2)-agmatinylcytidine synthase gives MTVIGLDDTDSRERGMCTTYAADTVARRLTDAGAAVERVLLVRCNPAVEHKTRGNAALAVHTDASVDTALEVAASVVDGAAETGDDRTNPGVVVAAGAPEAVPESVAAFARAAVRDHHDRADAVNLAEEAGFRVRRWKNGRGVIGALAAVGAWRAFEEWTYEHITYRERRRWGTDRDVDAESVFEAADEYYPTVWDTVDRESGEVVCVPRTPGPVLYGIRGDDAAACRAVADRIRSESVDRERTFVTNQGTDGHLREGAVSTAREGRSYRLDATVRTAPETRRGGHVFFRVGDGEAELRCAAFEPTKRFRDHVRALRPGDELTVCGELKDGTLKLEKFAVRDLDRTELVTPTCSSCDRSMESAGRGQGYRCRDCGTVADGKVERQLDRELSVGWYEVPPRARRHIAKPLVRGGFDAPTHPES, from the coding sequence GTGACAGTCATCGGGTTGGACGACACCGACTCCCGCGAGCGCGGGATGTGTACGACCTACGCCGCCGACACGGTCGCTCGGCGACTGACCGACGCCGGGGCGGCGGTCGAGCGAGTCTTACTCGTTCGGTGTAACCCGGCGGTCGAACACAAAACGCGCGGGAACGCGGCGCTCGCCGTCCACACCGATGCGTCGGTCGACACCGCCCTCGAGGTGGCGGCAAGCGTCGTCGACGGCGCGGCCGAAACCGGCGACGACCGAACCAACCCCGGCGTCGTCGTTGCGGCGGGGGCGCCCGAAGCAGTTCCCGAATCGGTCGCGGCCTTCGCTCGGGCGGCCGTTCGGGACCACCACGACCGCGCGGACGCAGTAAACCTCGCCGAGGAGGCGGGTTTCCGGGTTCGTCGCTGGAAGAACGGCCGCGGCGTCATCGGCGCGCTTGCGGCCGTCGGCGCGTGGCGTGCCTTCGAGGAGTGGACCTACGAACACATCACCTACCGCGAGCGCCGGCGGTGGGGGACCGACCGCGATGTCGACGCCGAGTCCGTCTTCGAGGCCGCAGACGAGTACTACCCAACGGTGTGGGACACTGTCGACCGGGAAAGCGGCGAGGTCGTCTGTGTCCCCCGGACGCCGGGGCCGGTTCTGTACGGCATCCGAGGTGACGATGCGGCGGCCTGCCGTGCGGTCGCCGACCGAATCCGGAGTGAATCGGTCGACCGCGAACGGACGTTCGTGACGAATCAGGGGACCGACGGCCACCTCCGAGAGGGGGCCGTTTCGACTGCACGCGAGGGTCGTTCCTATCGACTCGACGCGACGGTCCGGACAGCTCCCGAGACGCGGCGGGGCGGCCACGTCTTCTTCCGGGTCGGCGACGGCGAGGCGGAACTCCGCTGTGCGGCCTTCGAACCGACCAAGCGGTTCCGCGACCACGTGCGGGCGCTCCGTCCCGGCGACGAGCTCACCGTCTGTGGGGAACTGAAAGACGGGACCCTGAAACTGGAGAAGTTCGCGGTTCGGGACCTCGACCGCACGGAACTCGTGACGCCGACGTGTTCGTCGTGTGACCGGTCGATGGAGTCCGCGGGCCGGGGACAAGGGTATCGGTGTCGGGACTGCGGGACGGTCGCCGATGGGAAGGTCGAGCGCCAACTCGACCGCGAACTATCTGTCGGGTGGTACGAGGTCCCGCCGCGAGCACGACGACACATCGCCAAACCTCTCGTTCGAGGTGGGTTTGACGCGCCGACGCATCCGGAATCGTAG